A segment of the Nitrospinota bacterium genome:
CCAAGACGATTTTTATGTTCAGGAAGTTGTTGAGCCTGATGTAGGACCAGTCGATGTCGTACTGGAGGCGCTTCTCCCGGGCCAGCCGAATGAACTCACCCCTAAGGCGCGCCCGCGTGTCGGCGGGCGGAGTCGAGCGGGCTTCCTCGATCTCCTCGTCGTTGAGAATCCGATCGACGAGGCCGTTGCGCTCCAAAAGGTAGTAAAGGCCCTTGTCCCGGCGGATGTTGTGGTACTGGAGATCGAGCATGAGGAGCCGGTCGTTGTTCCATGAAATATCATGGTACTCCTGGTAGGTTTCAATCAGTCGCTTCTTGATGACCCAGTCAATCTGCCGGTCAAGTTGCATCGGGTCGGTGGCCAGGGCCTCGAGGACCGCGCCCCACCGCTGAAGCATGTCGGCCGCAATGGGGCCCGCTCCACGGCTTTCGAAGTAGCGGACGCTCAACTCGTAGTACGCCTGTTGAATCTCCAGGGCGCTCATCTTTCGCCCGTCTTCCAAGTCCACCCGTCGGGTGAGGGTCGTGTCGTGCGAGATGTCCTTGATGGCCTTGACCGGGTTGCGCAGCGCAAAGCCCTTATTAATCCCCCCCTCCTCGATGACCTCCAGCACGAGGGCCGTGGTGCCGAACTTCAGATAGGTTGTGTACTCGCTCATGCTGCTGTCGCCGACGATGACGTGGAGGCGTCGGTATTTTTCGCGGTCCGCATGGGGCTCGTCGCGGGTGTTGATGATGGAGCGGTCGTTGGTCGTGGCCCCGGAGATTTTCTGGCACACGTGTTCGGCCCGCTGCGAGATGAAATAGTCGGTGCCCCAACGGGTTTTGAAGAGTTTGCCGGCGCCGGTGAAAATCTGGCGGGCCACCAAGAAGGGGATGAGGCGCTCGGCCAGGTAGTTGAAATCAACGGCACGGTCAACGAGGTAGTTCTCATGGCAGCCGTAGGAGTTGCCCACAAAGTCGGTGTTGTTCTTGAAGATGGAGAGGTTGCCGGCGAGGCCTTCCTTGGTGGCTCTCCGCTCGGCGAAGTGTAGTAGGTCTTCGATAATCCGCTCACCGGCCTTGTCGTAGCGAATAACATCATGCAGGGACGCGCATTCAGGGGTTGCGTATTCCGGATGGTAGCCAGTATCGAGGTAGAATTTTGCACCGTTATCGAAAAAGACGTTAAGGAAACCCTCCATGGTGTCGAGCTTCTCGAAGAGGTACCGGACGGCCTTCTCCACCGGGAGGGTCTTCTTCCCATCGGTGGTAAAGATGATTCCGTACTCGCTCTCCAACCCGTAGATGCGCTTTTTCATGAAGCCCCCTGCTCCAGGAGGCGTGCTACCGCCTCATTGGAAAGCCTTTTGAAGGTGCGATCCTCAGCCCGCTCCTCGAGCATCGCCACCTCCAGATGCTCGTGAGGGATCGAGCGCTTCTCCACGTGGGCGATGGTATCACTCGACAGCCGGAGAGCCTCGCCCAGGCTGAGGCCCGCTCTGTAGTGCTCAGAGAGGTAGCTTTCCAGCTCCTTGGTCTGGCCCCCAATGGCGGAGAAGTCTTGGTGGTCGGAGATGGAGCCGTCATACAGGATATGGAAGATTCGATTGCCCGCACGCCCTGCGCCACCCACCTCCACGATAAGAATCTCAACCTCGAGGGGCTTGAGCTGCTGGGTGAAGATCTCCCCGATGACCTGACTGAAGGCGTTGGCCAGGCTCTTGGCGGTGACGTCCTCGCGGCTGTAGGCGAACCCTTTGAGGTCGGCGTACCTGATGGCGGCCTTGCGGAGGTTCTCAAACTCGCTGTACTTGCCCGCTCCCGCGAAGGCGATGCGGTCGTAAACCTCGCTGATCTTGTTTAGGCTCGCAGAGGGGTTCTCTCCGGCCAGCAACAGCCCTTCGGAGAACTCCACCGCCACGAGGCTTTTGCTCTTGGCTATCCCCTTTCGGCAGTACTCCACCTTGTCCTGGACCAACTGCTCGGGGGTTACGTAGAAAGGTATTGTCATCTCTTAGCTCTTTTGTCGGGCCGCTGTCAGGGTCTCGATTATGGAG
Coding sequences within it:
- a CDS encoding proteasome accessory factor PafA2 family protein → MKKRIYGLESEYGIIFTTDGKKTLPVEKAVRYLFEKLDTMEGFLNVFFDNGAKFYLDTGYHPEYATPECASLHDVIRYDKAGERIIEDLLHFAERRATKEGLAGNLSIFKNNTDFVGNSYGCHENYLVDRAVDFNYLAERLIPFLVARQIFTGAGKLFKTRWGTDYFISQRAEHVCQKISGATTNDRSIINTRDEPHADREKYRRLHVIVGDSSMSEYTTYLKFGTTALVLEVIEEGGINKGFALRNPVKAIKDISHDTTLTRRVDLEDGRKMSALEIQQAYYELSVRYFESRGAGPIAADMLQRWGAVLEALATDPMQLDRQIDWVIKKRLIETYQEYHDISWNNDRLLMLDLQYHNIRRDKGLYYLLERNGLVDRILNDEEIEEARSTPPADTRARLRGEFIRLAREKRLQYDIDWSYIRLNNFLNIKIVLDDPFETENAEFTELMERIRRSSARDLHLKFDDQSIFAHLPRGLSNFFYR
- the prcA gene encoding proteasome subunit alpha — its product is MTIPFYVTPEQLVQDKVEYCRKGIAKSKSLVAVEFSEGLLLAGENPSASLNKISEVYDRIAFAGAGKYSEFENLRKAAIRYADLKGFAYSREDVTAKSLANAFSQVIGEIFTQQLKPLEVEILIVEVGGAGRAGNRIFHILYDGSISDHQDFSAIGGQTKELESYLSEHYRAGLSLGEALRLSSDTIAHVEKRSIPHEHLEVAMLEERAEDRTFKRLSNEAVARLLEQGAS